The genomic region CGGGGTGATACGAGTGTTAGGAAATTTTCTAACCCATACAGGGCATGTCAGAAGTCATAATGAAGACTCAGGTGGAATTTATTTTAATCAGCAAAATCAAATGCTTGCGATTGTTGCTGATGGAATGGGGGGACACAGTGCAGGTGATGTAGCCAGTTCCCTCGCAACGACAGAACTACATAATAGATGGAAGAACACAGCATTCATCACATCACCCGACGAAGCACAGACATGGCTTGAAGATCAAATCAGGGATATTAATCAGATTATTTTACAGTATGCAATTGATCATGAAGAGTGTAAAGGAATGGGAACTACCATTGTTGCAGCCGTTTGTGCAGATGAGTTCATTACAATCGCCCATATTGGAGACAGCAGATGTTACTTGTCAAACAGTAACGGTTTCTCTCAAGTAACAGAAGACCACTCCCTTGTAAACGAGCTTGTGAGAACGGGACAGTTGTCTCCTGAAGATGCGGAACATCATCCGAGAAAGAATGTTCTCCTGAAAGCCTTGGGAACAGAGAAGGATGTGGAAATCGACACCAAAACCATCACTTGGGATTCTGGAAATTATTTAGTATTATGTTCCGATGGTTTGACAAATAAGGTGGAAGATCATGAGCTTCATCAATATATTATAGAGGCTGATTCGATTGAAGAGTCCATGAGAAGTCTGATTGATCTGGCCAATGAACGAGGCGGAGAGGATAATATTTCTTTAGCTATTGTACAAAATTCCCCTCAAGAGAAAGAGGGTGAATAAACGTGTTTGAAGGACAAGTCTTAAATGATCGTTATAAAATACTGAATGCAATAGGTGGCGGGGGAATGGCTAATGTTTATCTCGCCCATGATACCATTCTTGATCGTAAGGTTGCCATTAAGGCTTTACGGATGGAATACGCCCATGATGAAGAGTTTATTGAAAGGTTCAGGCGTGAAGCCCAATCAACCATCAGCCTGTCACATCCAAATATCGTAAGTATATATGATGTAGGGGAAGAAGATGACAATGACAACATCTATTATATTGTCATGGAATATGTAAAAGGAATGACTCTTAAACAATATATCCAGCAGTATGGGCCTCTTCCTGCAGAGGAAGCTGTGGATGTCATGAAGCAGATTACTTCTGCCATTAGTCATGCCCATCATAATGAAATTATTCACAGAGATATCAAGCCTCAAAATATCCTGATTGATAATAAAGGAAATGCTAAAGTCACAGACTTCGGAATTGCTATGGCGCTTAGTCATACAAGTGTTACCCAGACGAACTCAATTCTGGGCTCTGTTCATTATCTGTCGCCCGAACAGGCCAGAGGGGGTACAGCCATCAAAAAATCTGATATCTATTCATTAGGTATTGTATTTTTTGAAATGCTGACAGGAAGACTCCCATTTTCAGGGGAATCAGCTGTATCTATTGCGTTAAAGCATTTACAAAGTCAAACACCGTCTGTACGCAGATGGATTCCTGATATTCCTCAGAGTGTTGAAAATGTTGTATTAAAGGCGACAGCCAAAAATCCTTTTCATCGCTATGAAAATACTGCTCAAATTGAAGAAGATTTGGCGACGGTGTTGCTCCCGAGCCGGATGAATGAAGAAAAATTCTCACCTCCTGAAGAAGAAGGAGAAGAAACGAAAGCAATCCCCGTAATCCCGAATGATCACCAACTGGCCGGCAATCATAACGGGGACACGGTGATTCATAAGAAAACCGAGTCGGAAACTGAAGAGGAACCAAAAAAGAAGAAAAGGAACTGGAAGGCATGGACCTTCTCGATCTTAGGCGTTTTACTTGCAGCCGCTATATTTTCCATCTTTGTTTTACCTAAATTGCTAATGCCGGATGAAGTCGAAGTTATGGATGTTTCCGGACTAACTTATGAAGAAGCTGTGAATCGACTGAATGAACTGGATGTGGAAATTGATCATGACCAGGAAAATTCTGAGGAAATTGAAGAAGGTAAAGTTATTGAAACAGATCCGGAAGCAGGATCCATTATCAGGGAAGGTACAACTGTAACCATTATTACCAGCTTAGGACCCGAAAAAGAAGCTTTTGGTGATTACGTTGGTGAGCAATATGACCAGGTGAAACAAATCCTCGAAGGTTTGGGCTATGATGATATTAAAAAATTTAATGTAGAATCCGAAAAACCTGAGGGTGAGATCATTTCACAGGATCCGGAGGGTGAAGCTCCCGTTATTCCAGAGGATACTTCTGTAAGATTTGAGGTTAGCAGCGGCCCCCCTATGGTAACAATACCTTCTTTTAAAGGATCAGCGTTAGAGGAAGTCGATCAATTTATCAGCAACAACAACTTAGTTATGTCTTCAGAACCTGAGGAAGAGTACTCCGCTGAGGTGAAAGAAGGACATGTTATTCGTCAGGATCCTGCTCCAGAAGAGGAAGTGGAGGAAGGTACTGAAATTTCTGTAGTGATTTCAAAAGGTCCGAAACCAAAGCCTGAAACCAATTCTGTTGAATATACAGTAGAGGTCAGTCAGAGTAATGGAAATGGAAATGAAAATGAAAATAATGATGACTCTGGTAAAAAACAGGAACCAGAGCCTGTAAAGGTCGAAATTTATATAGAGGATATGAATAACGATGGTTCTGTTCCATACAAAAGCGAAGAGATTACGAGTACGAAGACCTATAAATTTGACGTAGTCGTAGCTCCAGGAAAGACAGGCAGCTACCGCATCCTCGTTGATGGAAATGTAGTCGATACGAATACATTCACGAATAATCCAGAAGGTGGAGATTAAGTACATGGAGAAAGGAAAAATTGTAAAAGCATTAAGCGGGTTTTATTATGTGGAAGTAACAAATAAGGGTATTTATCAATGCAGAGGCAGAGGCCTTTTCCGTAAACAGAAGATTACTCCGCTTGTCGGGGACAGGGTAGAGATTGATATTACCGATAATGGAGATGGTTATGTAACCAAAATTTACGAACGAAACAATGAATTAGTCCGGCCTCCTGTATCTAATATTGATCAGGCGATTATCGTAACCTCTGCAGCCAAACCTGACTTTAATGCTTTACTATTGGACCGCTTCCTTGTATTAATCGAGGCCAAAAGGATTGAACCTGTTATTGTCCTGACGAAAATGGATCTCGTAAGTTCTGAGGCTGAGAGGCAAATGGAAACCGTTCAGACAATCTATGAGAATATTGGTTATTCCGTTGTCCGCTTAAGCTCTAAAGATAAACACCAGGTCCGGCAGCTTGTCCCTTATATAGCAGGGAAAACGTCCGTGATAGCAGGTCAGTCAGGTGTTGGAAAATCTTCATTACTGAATGCACTTAAACCAGGTCTGGATTTGGAAATTGGAGATATTTCTGAATCATTAGGACGTGGAAAACACACAACGAGACATGTTGAATTCATTTCAATAAATGATGGGTATGTAGCTGATACTCCCGGCTTTAGTTCACTTGACTTCCGGGAGATTGAGGCTGAGGAGCTCCCCGAATGCTTTCCGGAAATGGTGGCTAGGCAGGATGGCTGCAAATTCAGGGGCTGTAAACATTTTAAAGAGCCGAAATGTGCGGTGAAAAATGCTGTCCAAACAGGGGATATCCCCGAATTTCGTTATGACCATTATTTGCAGTTTTTAGATGAAATTCAGTCAAGAAAGCCGAGGTATTAAAAGTGACAAAATTAGCACCTTCTATATTATCAGCCGATTTTGCCAGGCTTGGAGAAGAAATAAAGGATGTTGAGCAGGCCGGTGCCAATTATATTCATGTTGATGTAATGGATGGACATTTCGTTCCTAATATCACGATCGGGCCACTTATTGTTAGAGCGATTAGGCCGGTAACTGCTCTGCCGCTTGACGTTCATTTGATGATTGAAAAGCCCGAAGATTATGTAGAAGCATTTGCAAATGCAGGTGCGGATATTATTACTGTCCACCAGGAGGCCTGTGTACATTTACACAGAACCATTCAGCTGATTAAGCAGCATGGAGTTAAGGCAGGTGTAGTCATTAATCCTGCAACACCTGTAGAAACCATACGGCCGATATTGCCGGATGTTGACTTAGTCTTATTAATGACTGTCAATCCAGGTTTTGGCGGACAGGCATTTATTGAATCGGTTATTCCAAAGATTGAAGAGGTAGCAGCTTTAAGACAGAAGCAGAACCTCTCGTTTGAAATTGAAGTAGACGGTGGAGTGAATAAAGACACAGCTAAGCGTTGTACCGATGCGGGGGCTAATGTACTTGTGGCTGGCAGTGCAATTTTTAATGCGGAAAATCGTAAGCAGGCTATGGAAGAAATACACCAAAAGCTTATTTAAAGTAAATTTTGATTCTATTGAAAAGCTGCCTTCAGGAGGCGGCTTTTCTTTATTGAGGAGGAAGCATTCATGACTATAGTGGGTATTGTTGGTGGAGGTCCAGAAGATAAACTTCCGGATCTCCATTTGTATAATGAACAGAATGTGCAATGGATAGGAGCAGATCGGGGAAGCCTCTATTTGCTTAATCAAGGAATTGTACCGGACTACGCGATGGGGGATTTTGATTCGATTTCTGAAGATGAAAAAGCCATGCTTCATAGAAAAGTCAACCAGGTGGACACTTATCCTATTGAAAAAGACCAGACTGATTTGGAAATTGCCGTTCAAAAAGCCATAGAGCTAAAGCCTGATAAAATCTATCTATTTGGGGTTACAGGTGGAAGACTGGACCATGAACTTGTTAATATACAGCTGCTGTATCAGCTTTCCGGACAAAATTTAAGAGGAATAATCGTAGACAAAGAAAATCTAATTGAACTAAAGAGGGCGGGTGTGCATATAGTAGAATATGATGAAAATTATGAGAATATTTCATTGATTCCACAGACACCCGTGATTAAAAACCTGACTCTGAAAAATTTTTATTATCCGTTAACCAACGCAACGCTAGAATTTGGAACCACCCTGTCCACGTCCAATCGTTTAATTGGAAAAAAAGGTACTTTTTCATTTGATGAAGGCATATTATTAGTGGTAAGGAGCGATGCTGTCCACCAATAATGCGTCTTCATTTCATCATACGGGTGTTGTGGAATTTTGATTTGATTGCTAGAGGAGGGGGATCTAATGAAATTTTATACGATTAAACTCCCAAGGTTTCTCGGTGGCATGGTCAGAGGGATAATTGGGATATTCAGAAAAGAATGAATCCGCTCATGTGCAACCCGGAAAAGAAGCATGGGCTAAACAGAAAAAGCTGTCAATCAGGAAAACCTGACAGCTTTTTTTGTGAAGACAAAGGCGGAAGCGCCCAGGAAGCCTAAGCTGGACATAGAAACGGATTCAACTGACCAGGATCACACTAATTTGAGTAATGAAAAAACGCATTCGTAAAAAATACGAATGCGTTTCTTTCCATCTGGAACATTTATTAAACACGCTTGATTTTACCTGATTTTAAAGCGCGAGCAGAAACATAAACCTTCTGAGGCTTTCCGTCAATCATTACACGTACTTTTTGTACATTGGATTTCCACTTACGTTTATTAGCATTCATTGCGTGTGAACGACTATTTCCAGAACGTGTTTTACGTCCAGTTACAGCACATTTACGAGCCATTTACATTCCCTCCTAATTCAAGTAAAACTATATATATTCAGTACATACTAAATTAATTTATCATAAGAAGCAGTAAAATGCAATGTGGAACGAATGATTTCATCCGCTGTCTGCTTTTCTGTGTCGAGCTGTGTTGCGGGCTTCCTGATAGAACCAAACCCCCTAAAGTAAAAATACTTGACATTATGTTTATTTTAGGCCATTGTATGAAGAGAAATTGTATTCATACATAGCTTATCTTTTAAAACAAAGGTCTTTGTAGTAAAATATCCATGAGTTAAGTGAATTGTAGAGGAGGATTCATATGTCCATTGATTTACAAAATGAATATGGTCATGTCACCATTTCAAATGAAGTAATTTCCACAGTAGCAGGTGGTGCTGCCGTAGAATGCTACGGAATAGTAGGCATGGCTTCTAAAAAGCAATTAAGAGATGGACTTGCTGAAATTTTAAGAAGAGAAAATTTCTCTAAGGGAATTGTTGTACGTCAGGATAATGACAAAATCCATATTGATATGTATATTATTGTAAGTTATGGAACAAAAATTTCTGAAGTTGCTCACAATGTTCAAAATCAGGTTAAATATACACTAAATAAAACAGTAGGATTATCTGTAGACTCCGTGAATATTTATGTTCAGGGTGTACGGGTTATTAATGCTTAACAGATCGGTACTGTCTAAGCACGTGTGAGTATTTTTCACACGAAATCGTATGAAGGAGGAAGTGTCGTGACGGTAAAGACGATAGATGGTGAAACGTTTTCCCAAATGGTTCTGCTCGGAGCAAGCCATTTAACTAATAATGCTAAAATGATTGATGCACTGAATGTATTCCCAGTTCCTGATGGTGATACAGGTACAAATATGAATTTAACCATGACTTCAGGTGCGGAAGAAGTTAAGAAAGCATCCGGAAATCATGTCGGTTCCATCGGCGAATCCCTGGCAAAAGGATTGTTAATGGGAGCAAGAGGAAATTCCGGAGTTATATTATCTCAATTATTTCGAGGCTTCTCTAAATCAATCAAGGATAAAGAAGTTTTACATATATCAGATTTTGCTGATGCATTTGATGCAGGAGTAGAGACAGCCTACAAAGCAGTTATGAAGCCGGTGGAAGGAACGATTCTGACAGTTGCCAAGGATGCGGCAAAGGCCGGTAAGGATGCTGAGAATTCAGTGGAAGATATCGTTGAATTAATGGAAACCATTTTAAAGGCAGCTAAAGCATCTTTAGAGAGAACACCTGAACTCCTGCCAGTATTAAAGGAAGTAGGAGTTGTTGATAGTGGAGGCCAGGGTCTGGTCACCGTCTATGAAGGATTTCTTGCTTCATTGCGTGGAGAAGAAGTTCCTGAACAGACAGATTCCCAGGTTCGTATGGATGATATGGTAAGTGCTGAACACCATAAAATGCATCAGGACTTTATGGATACCTCTGAGATTGAATATGGATATTGTACAGAATTTATGGTTCAGTTTGAAAAAGATAAGCTTGAGGAAAATCCCTTTGATGAGGAATCCTTCCGTAACACCTTAAGTGAGATTGGAGACTCATTGCTCGTTGTATCAGACGATGAGCTTGTTAAGGTGCATGTACACGCAGAATATCCAGGGGAAGTTCTTAATATAGGTCAGAAGTATGGCAGCTTAATCAACTTAAAAATTGAAAATATGCGTAAACAGCATACGGATATTGTCGGGGAAGACAATAAAGAAACCCCTGAGATGAAACAGGAACAGTCTGAGTTTGGTATTGTAACAGTCGCAATGGGGGATGGCATTAAACAATTATTTGAAAGCCTGGGTGCCACGGTGGTTATTGAAGGTGGACAAACCATGAATCCGAGTACACAGGATATTGCCGAGGCGATTAATCAGGCTAATGCTAAAAAAGTCATTGTTATGCCAAATAACAAAAATGTTCTTATGTCAGCCGAACAGGCAGCCGAACTGGCAGATTCCGAGGTGGAAGTGGTTCCAACCAAAACTGTTCCACAGGGCATGAGCGCATTACTTATGTTCCATCCCGACAAGTCGTTAGAGGAAAATGGAAAGTTAATGAGAAATGCAGCTCAGGATGTAAAAACAGGCCAAATTACCTATGCTGTTCGTGATACACAAATCGATGGTATGACGATAGAAAAAGGAAATTATATGGGAATCGCTGATGGAAGTATTACTTCTACCAATGAGGATAAAATCAGTGTTATGAAGGAACTGCTGACCAGCATGATTGATGATGAAGAAGATGAAATCATTACAATCCTGCAAGGGGAAGAAGGTACGGATGAAGAAGTATCGGAAATTCAGACTTTTATTGAAGAAAGTTTTGAAGAATTAGAGGTCGAAGTCCATCAGGGGAAACAGCCAATCTATTCCTTTATCTTTTCAGTTGAATAATATTAGCTTAAAAACCAGAGAACCGTTTCTCTGGTTTTTAATTTGGCATATTTGTGTTTTGCGGATAAAATAGAAGTAAGAGACAATTTTGTGGGGTGGTTAGGAGTATGAAATATCGATCCGTTTTTGATATTATTGGTCCGGTCATGGTGGGCCCGTCCAGTTCACATACTGCCGGGGCTCTTCGTATTGGCCGTATGGCAAGACAGCTGTTAGGCCGGGAGCCAAAATGGGCGAAGATATATTTGTATGGCTCGTTTGCGGACACATACAAGGGTCACGGAACGGATGTTGCCATCACGGGTGGTTTGCTGGACTTTGATACATTTGACACGAGAATGGGCGAATCCATGAGAATTGCCAGTGAAAAAGGTATAGATATCGAATTTTTTGAGGAATCAGCTAAAACGGACCATCCGAACACGGCCAGAATACGAATTGGTGATGATGAAGAGGATATTGAACTCGTTGGCATTTCAATTGGTGGCGGGAAGGCTGAAATAACAGAACTGAATGGTTTTGACTTAAGACTGAGCGGACACCATCCGGCTATACTGGTAATGCATAATGACCGATTTGGCGCGATTGCCTCTGTGACTCAAATACTAGCAAAATATGAAATTAATATAGGTCATATGGAGGTTTCAAGACGGGAGCAGGGACAGGATGCTCTGATGGTCATAGAAACCGATCAGAAAATTGATCCTGAAATTATTACGCAACTGGAAAAAGAGGAACATATCCTGCAAGTAGTAAAGGTATCTGACTGAGTTTTGAGAAAGGGAGGGGAGAGGTTTGTTTAAAAATGTCCGAGAACTGGTTGAACTTGCTGAAAAGGAGAATATCCCCATTTCAGAAGTAATGATACGACAGGAAATGGAAGTTACTGAAAAATCAAGAGATAAAGTGATGGGACAGATGGAAGAGAATTTGTCTGTAATGGAAAAGTCGGTTGAAGATGGATTAAAAGGCGTTGAATCCCGATCAGGTTTAACAGGAGGAGATGCCGTATTAATTCAGGACTATATGAAAAATGCCGAGCCATTATCCGGCCACTTGCTTTTGGATGCTGTGAGTAAAGCTGTAGCCACGAATGAAGTAAACGCAGCGATGGGAATTATCTGTGCGACCCCGACAGCCGGGAGTGCAGGATGCGTACCTGGAACGTTATTTGCTGTTAAAGAAAAACTGAATCCTGCAAGAGAAGATATGATTCGTTATTTATTTACTTCAGGTGCTTTCGGTCAGGTGATAGCCAATAATGCTTCCATTTCAGGTGCTGCAGGTGGCTGTCAGGCCGAGGTAGGATCTGCTGCGGGAATGGCCTCTGCTGCTATTGTGGAAATGGCAGGAGGAACGCCCCAACAGTCTGCTGAAGCGATGGCGATAACTCTGAAAAATATGCTTGGCTTAGTTTGTGATCCTGTTGCAGGACTTGTGGAAGTACCGTGTGTGAAGCGGAATGCCATGGGGGCTTCAAATGCTATTGTTTCTGCTGATATGGCTTTAGCAGGGGTCACAAGCCGAATACCATGCGATGAGGTAATTGAAGCTATGTTCAGAATTGGACAGCGTATGCCTTCTGCTTATAAAGAAACTGCCCAGGGAGGCCTTGCAGCTACGCCAACAGGAAGAGCAATTGAACAACAGATCTACGGAACGTCTTTACAGAAAGAGTGAGGAATGTGTTAGCGAATATACCCGTTTCAAATCTAAAAGGAATTGGAGAAAAAATTGAAAACGACTTGCAGACAATGGGGATTGAAACCGTTGAGGATTTACTTTTCTATTTTCCGTTTCGCTATGATGTACATGAAATAAAACCTCTGACAGAGCTCGAACATCATGAGAAAGCTACACTGGTAGGGAAGGTTATCTCAGAACCTTCCCTCACCTTTTATGGACGAAAAAAATCACGGCTCATGGTCACTCTGGAAATTGATCAGATTGCTGTGAAGGCAGTCTTTTTTAATCAGGCATTTGTAAAAAAGCATTTAGTGCAGGGGGAGCTTATTACAGTTATCGGGAAGTGGGATCAGCACCGCCTGCAGATTACCGTAAGTCAGTTTAAAAAAGGACAGGTTAAAGAAAAGGATACCATTCAGCCTGTTTACTCTCTAAAAGGGAAGGTGTCACTCGGATTCTTACGAAAAACGATGAGACAAGCTCTTCAGTCCTATAAGAATCAAATTGATGAAATTCTCCCAGAAGGTTTTCTCACAAACTATAAGCTCCCTCCTCGTGAGGAAGCATTAACACAAATGCATTTTCCTGGTAACGGTCACCAATTAAAGCATGCTAAAAGAAGATTTGTTTATGAAGAACTGCTTTTATTCCAGTTAAAAATGCAATGGCTTCGGAAACAAAAAAGAGAGGCAACTATGGGAAATGCCATAAAGGTTGACTCGGAACAGACAAATGCTTTTGTAGAAGGTCTTCCCTTTTCTCTCACTAAAGCCCAGCAAAACGTTTTAAAAGAGATTCTGAACGACCTGAAACAGCCTTATCGTATGAATCGATTGCTTCAAGGGGATGTTGGGTCAGGAAAAACCGTTGTTGCTGCCATTGGACTCTATGCGACAATCAGCGCAGGAAAACAGGGGGCATTAATGGTTCCGACAGAAATTCTGGCAGAGCAGCATCATGAATCTTTACAGGAGCTGTTTGGAGATCAGGCTGAAGTTGTGTTATTAACGGGCTCTGTAAAAGGGAAAAAACGCCGGGAAGTTTTACATAAAATTGAAACGAATGAAGCTCAGATTATTGTAGGGACGCATGCATTAATCCAGGATGATGTGTTTTTTCATGATTTAGGCTTTGTTATTGTGGATGAGCAGCATCGTTTTGGTGTAGAACAGAGGCGTGCTTTAAGGGATAAAGGTCTGCATCCTGATGTCTTATTTATGACAGCCACACCCATTCCGAGAACCCTGGCCATTTCTTCATTTGGAGACATGGATGTTTCCGTTATAGATGAAATGCCGGCCGGTCGTAAGCCGGTAGAAACCTATTGGGTAAAGGAAAATATGCTGAAGCGGGTATTAAGATTTATATATAAAGAAATTCAGAACGGTCATCAGACTTATGTTATCTGCCCTTTGGTAGAAGAATCGGACAAGCTTGATATTCAGAATGCAGTAGACCTCCATCAGCAATTAGAGGGAATTTTTCCGGATGACGTCAATGTTGGCCTGATGCACGGTCGCCTTCATTCAGATGAGAAGGATGACGTTATGAAAAGGTTTGCCGAAAATGAAATCGATGTCCTCGTATCAACAACAGTCGTTGAAGTAGGGGTTAACGTGCCGAATGCTACCCTTATGCTGATATATGATGCTGAACGTTTTGGTTTGTCACAGCTCCATCAATTACGGGGCCGAGTGGGAAGAGGAGATGCACAAAGCTATTGTATATTACTGGCAGACCCAAAAGGCGAAACGGGGAAAGAAAGAATGCGTATTATGTCTGAGACTAACGACGGCTTTGAACTTTCAGAACATGACCTCAAATTAAGAGGTCCCGGGGATTTTTTCGGTAAAAAACAGAGTGGATTACCTGAATTTAAAGTAGCTGATTTAGTGCAGGATTACCGTGCGCTGGAAACGGCAAGAAAAGACGCTGTTGAAATCATTGAATCTGGAAAACTTTTTGATGATTCCTCTTATCAAAAAATGAAGCGAATCATAGAAAATGATCCATTTATAAAAGGACAGGTATTGGATTAAAAAAGTATTGCATATAATCTTCAGGTATTATATATTACTATTAGTACCTAGTCATAATTGTGGACGGTGTCATACATGAAGAAACCAAAAAAAGCAAGACAGGCAGAACTTAAAGAAACCATTTCCCGAATGCCATTTATTACAGATGAAGAGCTTGCGAAACAGTTCAGTGTAAGTATTCAAACCATTCGTTTAGATCGAATGGAACTGTCGATCCCTGAGGTACGGGAGCGCATTAAATCTGTAGCCACACACGAATGGAATGAAACCGTAAAGGCTTTACCTATTGATGAAGTCATCGGTGAAATTATTGATTTGGAACTGGATCAACGTGCGATTTCCATTCTGGATATTGGGAGAGAACACGTTTTTTCACGTAACAAAATCGCCCGGGGTCACCATCTGTTTGCACAGGCAAATTCATTAGCGGTTGCCGTTATTAATGATGAACTGGCCCTGACAGCCAAATCCGATCTTAACTTTAAACGACAGGTTAAAGAAGGAGAACGAGTCGTAGCTAAAGCAGATGTTAAAGGAAGTGACGAAAAAGGGCGTACGATGGTTTCGGTACAAAGCTTTGTTGATAATGAACCTGTTTTTTACGGGTTGTTTGAAATGTACCGCTCAAATGAGCAAAAAGGAGAGGCAAACGAATGAAACTAGCAATCGATGCAATGGGAGGCGATCA from Virgibacillus sp. MSP4-1 harbors:
- a CDS encoding DAK2 domain-containing protein, translating into MTVKTIDGETFSQMVLLGASHLTNNAKMIDALNVFPVPDGDTGTNMNLTMTSGAEEVKKASGNHVGSIGESLAKGLLMGARGNSGVILSQLFRGFSKSIKDKEVLHISDFADAFDAGVETAYKAVMKPVEGTILTVAKDAAKAGKDAENSVEDIVELMETILKAAKASLERTPELLPVLKEVGVVDSGGQGLVTVYEGFLASLRGEEVPEQTDSQVRMDDMVSAEHHKMHQDFMDTSEIEYGYCTEFMVQFEKDKLEENPFDEESFRNTLSEIGDSLLVVSDDELVKVHVHAEYPGEVLNIGQKYGSLINLKIENMRKQHTDIVGEDNKETPEMKQEQSEFGIVTVAMGDGIKQLFESLGATVVIEGGQTMNPSTQDIAEAINQANAKKVIVMPNNKNVLMSAEQAAELADSEVEVVPTKTVPQGMSALLMFHPDKSLEENGKLMRNAAQDVKTGQITYAVRDTQIDGMTIEKGNYMGIADGSITSTNEDKISVMKELLTSMIDDEEDEIITILQGEEGTDEEVSEIQTFIEESFEELEVEVHQGKQPIYSFIFSVE
- the rpmB gene encoding 50S ribosomal protein L28: MARKCAVTGRKTRSGNSRSHAMNANKRKWKSNVQKVRVMIDGKPQKVYVSARALKSGKIKRV
- the rpe gene encoding ribulose-phosphate 3-epimerase, yielding MTKLAPSILSADFARLGEEIKDVEQAGANYIHVDVMDGHFVPNITIGPLIVRAIRPVTALPLDVHLMIEKPEDYVEAFANAGADIITVHQEACVHLHRTIQLIKQHGVKAGVVINPATPVETIRPILPDVDLVLLMTVNPGFGGQAFIESVIPKIEEVAALRQKQNLSFEIEVDGGVNKDTAKRCTDAGANVLVAGSAIFNAENRKQAMEEIHQKLI
- the rsgA gene encoding ribosome small subunit-dependent GTPase A, with translation MEKGKIVKALSGFYYVEVTNKGIYQCRGRGLFRKQKITPLVGDRVEIDITDNGDGYVTKIYERNNELVRPPVSNIDQAIIVTSAAKPDFNALLLDRFLVLIEAKRIEPVIVLTKMDLVSSEAERQMETVQTIYENIGYSVVRLSSKDKHQVRQLVPYIAGKTSVIAGQSGVGKSSLLNALKPGLDLEIGDISESLGRGKHTTRHVEFISINDGYVADTPGFSSLDFREIEAEELPECFPEMVARQDGCKFRGCKHFKEPKCAVKNAVQTGDIPEFRYDHYLQFLDEIQSRKPRY
- a CDS encoding thiamine diphosphokinase; protein product: MTIVGIVGGGPEDKLPDLHLYNEQNVQWIGADRGSLYLLNQGIVPDYAMGDFDSISEDEKAMLHRKVNQVDTYPIEKDQTDLEIAVQKAIELKPDKIYLFGVTGGRLDHELVNIQLLYQLSGQNLRGIIVDKENLIELKRAGVHIVEYDENYENISLIPQTPVIKNLTLKNFYYPLTNATLEFGTTLSTSNRLIGKKGTFSFDEGILLVVRSDAVHQ
- a CDS encoding Asp23/Gls24 family envelope stress response protein codes for the protein MSIDLQNEYGHVTISNEVISTVAGGAAVECYGIVGMASKKQLRDGLAEILRRENFSKGIVVRQDNDKIHIDMYIIVSYGTKISEVAHNVQNQVKYTLNKTVGLSVDSVNIYVQGVRVINA
- a CDS encoding Stp1/IreP family PP2C-type Ser/Thr phosphatase gives rise to the protein MLGNFLTHTGHVRSHNEDSGGIYFNQQNQMLAIVADGMGGHSAGDVASSLATTELHNRWKNTAFITSPDEAQTWLEDQIRDINQIILQYAIDHEECKGMGTTIVAAVCADEFITIAHIGDSRCYLSNSNGFSQVTEDHSLVNELVRTGQLSPEDAEHHPRKNVLLKALGTEKDVEIDTKTITWDSGNYLVLCSDGLTNKVEDHELHQYIIEADSIEESMRSLIDLANERGGEDNISLAIVQNSPQEKEGE
- the sdaAB gene encoding L-serine ammonia-lyase, iron-sulfur-dependent subunit beta; amino-acid sequence: MKYRSVFDIIGPVMVGPSSSHTAGALRIGRMARQLLGREPKWAKIYLYGSFADTYKGHGTDVAITGGLLDFDTFDTRMGESMRIASEKGIDIEFFEESAKTDHPNTARIRIGDDEEDIELVGISIGGGKAEITELNGFDLRLSGHHPAILVMHNDRFGAIASVTQILAKYEINIGHMEVSRREQGQDALMVIETDQKIDPEIITQLEKEEHILQVVKVSD
- the pknB gene encoding Stk1 family PASTA domain-containing Ser/Thr kinase, which codes for MFEGQVLNDRYKILNAIGGGGMANVYLAHDTILDRKVAIKALRMEYAHDEEFIERFRREAQSTISLSHPNIVSIYDVGEEDDNDNIYYIVMEYVKGMTLKQYIQQYGPLPAEEAVDVMKQITSAISHAHHNEIIHRDIKPQNILIDNKGNAKVTDFGIAMALSHTSVTQTNSILGSVHYLSPEQARGGTAIKKSDIYSLGIVFFEMLTGRLPFSGESAVSIALKHLQSQTPSVRRWIPDIPQSVENVVLKATAKNPFHRYENTAQIEEDLATVLLPSRMNEEKFSPPEEEGEETKAIPVIPNDHQLAGNHNGDTVIHKKTESETEEEPKKKKRNWKAWTFSILGVLLAAAIFSIFVLPKLLMPDEVEVMDVSGLTYEEAVNRLNELDVEIDHDQENSEEIEEGKVIETDPEAGSIIREGTTVTIITSLGPEKEAFGDYVGEQYDQVKQILEGLGYDDIKKFNVESEKPEGEIISQDPEGEAPVIPEDTSVRFEVSSGPPMVTIPSFKGSALEEVDQFISNNNLVMSSEPEEEYSAEVKEGHVIRQDPAPEEEVEEGTEISVVISKGPKPKPETNSVEYTVEVSQSNGNGNENENNDDSGKKQEPEPVKVEIYIEDMNNDGSVPYKSEEITSTKTYKFDVVVAPGKTGSYRILVDGNVVDTNTFTNNPEGGD
- the spoVM gene encoding stage V sporulation protein SpoVM, translating into MKFYTIKLPRFLGGMVRGIIGIFRKE